One genomic window of Tribolium castaneum strain GA2 chromosome 10, icTriCast1.1, whole genome shotgun sequence includes the following:
- the PMCA gene encoding plasma membrane calcium-transporting ATPase 2 isoform X6, with translation MATIDGRPAQYGITLKQLRDLMEHRGREGVNKIADFGGVQEICKKLYTSPSEGLSGSQVDLEHRRETFGSNSIPPKPPKTFLQLVWEALQDITLIILEVAAIVSLGLSFYQPQQEDVPFDDDETSHGWIEGLAILISVIVVVLVTAFNDYTKERQFRGLQSRIEGEHKFAVIRQAEVKQVSVSDIVVGDICQIKYGDLLPADGILIQSNDLKVDESSLTGESDHVKKGENYDPMVLSGTHVMEGSGKMLVTAVGVNSQAGIIFTLLGAAVDEQEAEIKKMKKEAKKQRKKKSLTGADDENVTGNSHMNSPAPVPNKLNESKQESKENHVSSPPASAESHKKEKSVLQAKLTKLAIQIGYAGSTIAVLTVVILIIQFCVKTYVVEGNSWQKNHASHLVRHLIIGVTVLVVAVPEGLPLAVTLSLAYSVKKMMKDNNLVRHLDACETMGNATAICSDKTGTLTTNRMTVVQSYICEQLCKSMPKFSDIPAHVGNAILQGIAVNCAYTSRVMPPDDPTDLPKQVGNKTECALLGFVLGLGKNYQTIRDDYPEESFTRVYTFNSVRKSMSTVIPRAGGGYRLYTKGASEMILNKCAFIYGHDGRLEKFTRDMQERLLKQVIEPMACDGLRTICIAFREFVPGKAEINQVHIENEPNWDDEDNIVNNLTCLCVVGIEDPVRPEVPDAIRKCQKAGITVRMVTGDNLNTARSIATKCGIVKPNEDFLIIEGKEFNRRIRDSTGEVQQHLLDKVWPKLRVLARSSPTDKYTLVKGIIDSKVNENREVVAVTGDGTNDGPALKKADVGFAMGIAGTDVAKEASDIILTDDNFSSIVKAVMWGRNVYDSIAKFLQFQLTVNVVAVVVAFIGACAVQDSPLKAVQMLWVNLIMDTLASLALATELPTNDLLLRKPYGRTKPLISRTMMKNILGQAVYQLTVIFALLFVGDKLLDIESGRGTDLGAGPTQHFTVIFNSFVMMTLFNEFNARKIHGQRNVFEGIFTNPIFYTIWIGTCVSQILIIQYGKMAFATKSLTLEQWLWCLFFGLGTLLWGQLVTTVPTRKIPKILSWGRGHPEEYTEAIAIGEEKFDVDSDKKPRAGQILWIRGLTRLQTQIRVVNAFRQGLDARYGEHSNTSLAEVLRKQTSLSKRLSQTSSIEYADNIPDELTIPEIDVERLSSHSHTETAV, from the exons ATGGCTACGATAGACGGCCGTCCCGCGCAATATGGAATTACCCTGAAACAGTTACGCGACCTCATGGAACATCGAGGTCGCGAAGGagtaaataaaattgctgACTTTGGAGGAGTACAAGAAATTTGTAAGAAATTATACACATCGCCCAGTGAAG GTCTTAGCGGGTCACAGGTGGACCTTGAACATAGAAGAGAAACATTCGGATCAAACTCAATTCCTCCCAAACCTCCAAAAACTTTTCTTCAATTAGTATGGGAAGCTTTACAAGACATCACTCTTATTATTCTGGAAGTAGCAGCCATTGTGTCTTTAGGTCTTTCTTTCTATCAGCCGCAACAAGAAGATGTCC CTTTTGACGATGATGAAACTAGTCATGGTTGGATTGAGGGTTTAGCTATTTTAATCTCCGTTATCGTAGTAGTCTTAGTAACAGCATTTAACGATTATACGAAAGAAAGACAATTCAgaggtcttcagagtcgaatcGAGGGAGAACATAAATTTGCTGTGATTCGACAAGCTGAAGTAAAACAAGTTTCCGTTAGCGACATAGTTGTAGGTGATATTTGCCAGATAAAATACGGTGATCTTTTACCGGCAGACGGCATCCTAATCCAATCCAATGACCTCAAG GTGGACGAATCTTCTCTTACGGGCGAGTCAGACCATGTCAAAAAGGGCGAAAACTACGACCCTATGGTCTTGTCTGGCACCCACGTGATGGAAGGTTCAGGAAAAATGTTGGTTACTGCGGTTGGTGTCAACTCCCAAGCAGGTATCATCTTCACACTACTAGGAGCAGCAGTTGATGAACAGGAAGCcgaaattaagaaaatgaaGAAAG AAGCTAAAAAGCAGCGGAAGAAGAAAAGTCTAACag GTGCTGACGATGAAAACGTAACTGGTAACAGTCATATGAATTCTCCCGCTCCGGTTCCAAATAAGCTTAACGAGAGTAAACAAGAATCCAAAGAAAATCACGTATCGTCACCACCGGCGTCGGCGGAAAGTCACAAGAAAGAAAAGTCGGTTCTTCAAGCAAAATTGACGAAACTTGCCATTCAGATTGGATATGCCGGTTCTACAATTGCCGTTCTCACTGTTGTAATTTTGATAATTCAGTTTTGCGTTAAAACCTACGTTGTTGAGGGCAATTCGTGGCAAAAGAATCACGCCAGCCACTTGGTGCGTCATTTGATCATCGGTGTAACTGTACTCGTGGTGGCAGTACCAGAAGGTTTGCCGCTCGCTGTTACGCTTTCTTTAGCTTATAGTGTCAAG AAAATGATGAAAGATAACAATTTGGTAAGACATTTGGACGCTTGCGAAACCATGGGTAATGCCACTGCAATTTGTTCGGACAAAACCGGAACTTTGACCACCAATCGCATGACCGTTGTGCAATCCTACATTTGTGAGCAGTTGTGTAAATCCATGCCGAAATTTTCTGATATTCCTGCACATGTCGGAAATGCGATCCTCCAGGGCATTGCGGTTAATTGCGCTTACACATCGCGAGTTATG CCTCCGGATGATCCGACCGACTTGCCCAAGCAAGTTGGTAACAAAACTGAGTGCGCATTGTTGGGATTCGTCCTCGGTCTCGGCAAGAACTACCAAACGATCCGCGATGACTATCCTGAGGAGAGTTTTACCCGCGTTTATACATTTAACTCTGTGAGAAAATCCATGAGCACTGTCATCCCCAGAGCGGGTGGTGGATATCGATTGTACACAAAAGGTGCTTCTGAGATGATTTTAAACAA GTGTGCCTTCATTTACGGTCACGACGGCCGTTTAGAAAAGTTCACCAGAGATATGCAAGAGCGTTTGTTGAAGCAAGTTATCGAACCAATGGCTTGTGATGGTCTTCGGACGATCTGTATCGCTTTCCGCGAGTTCGTGCCGGGCAAGGCCGAGATCAATCAAGTACACATAGAAAACGAACCAAATTGGGACGATGAAGATAACATTGTCAATAACTTGACTTGCCTTTGCGTTGTCGGAATTGAGGACCCTGTACGTCCCGAAGTACCTGACGCCATCAGGAAGTGTCAGAAGGCCGGGATTACGGTTCGAATGGTCACCGGTGATAATCTTAACACAGCCAGGTCTATCGCAACCAAATGCGGTATCGTCAAACCTAACGAAGATTTCCTCATTATCGAGGGCAAAGAATTCAACAGACGCATTCGAGACAGTACTGGAGAA GTCCAACAACATCTACTTGACAAAGTATGGCCTAAACTACGTGTACTTGCACGTTCTTCTCCCACTGACAAATACACCTTAGTCAAAGGTATAATCGACAGCAAAGTTAACGAAAATCGTGAAGTGGTCGCCGTAACTGGTGACGGCACAAACGATGGTCCTGCGTTGAAAAAGGCCGACGTTGGTTTCGCCATG GGTATCGCTGGCACAGACGTGGCAAAAGAAGCCTCTGATATTATTTTGACTGATGACAACTTTAGCAGTATCGTCAAGGCCGTGATGTGGGGACGTAACGTTTACGACAGTATAGCAAAGTTTCTGCAGTTTCAGCTTACCGTTAACGTTGTAGCTGTTGTTGTAGCATTTATTGGTGCCTGTGCTGTTCAAGACAGTCCTTTGAAG gCTGTCCAAATGCTGTGGGTTAACTTAATTATGGATACTTTAGCTTCTCTCGCTTTAGCTACAGAACTTCCCACAAACGATTTGTTGTTGAGAAAGCCGTACGGCAGGACTAAACCTTTGATTTCACGGACGATGATGAAGAATATTCTTGGACAAGCAGTTTACCAGTTAACTGTAATTTTTGCTCTTCTTTTTGTCG GGGACAAGTTGTTAGATATTGAATCTGGACGTGGAACCGACCTCGGTGCCGGACCTACCCAACATTTTACCGTTATCTTTAATTCTTTTGTAATGATGACTCTCTTCAATGAGTTCAATGCGAGGAAAATCCACGGACAGCGCAACGTATTTGAGGGGATCTTCACCAATCCAATTTTCTATACAATTTGGATTGGCACGTGTGTGTCACAA ATTCTTATCATTCAGTATGGTAAGATGGCTTTTGCCACTAAAAGCCTGACCTTGGAGCAGTGGCTCTGGTGCCTCTTCTTCGGTTTAGGAACGTTGCTTTGGGGACAACTTGTTACTACAGTTCCTACTCGTAAAATACCCAAGATTCTTTC TTGGGGTCGCGGCCATCCCGAGGAGTACACTGAAGCAATTGCCATTGGCGAAGAGAAGTTCGACGTAGATTCAGACAAGAAGCCCAGAGCTGGCCAGATCTTGTGGATCCGCGGTTTGACTAGGTTGCAAACGCAG